One part of the Lotus japonicus ecotype B-129 chromosome 2, LjGifu_v1.2 genome encodes these proteins:
- the LOC130735547 gene encoding WAT1-related protein At3g18200 encodes MGAMVTEKVKLLVALLTLQLCFAGFHIVSRLALNIGVSKVVYPVYRNLIALLLLSPLAYLLEKNQRPPLTLSLLFQFFLLALLGITATQGFYLLGLYYASPTFASAMQNSVPAITFVLASALRLEEANIARRDGLAKVLGTIASVGGATVITLYKGPPLLHMQTQGVTLEVDQSSTKNVQNWTWGCIYLLGHCLSWAGWMVFQAPVVKKYPAKLTLTSFTCFFGLIQFLVIAAFTETDLEKWKIKSSEELFTILYAGIVASGFVIALQTWCIQKGGPVFVAVFQPIQTVLVAVMAALILGDQLYFGGVIGAILIVFGLYLVLWGKTNEKKVSETSLTKPLLNAEEENKATDLAPKDIP; translated from the exons ATGGGAGCTATGGTGACAGAGAAAGTGAAGCTTCTTGTAGCATTACTCACTTTGCAGTTATGCTTTGCAGGATTTCACATTGTCTCTAGACTTGCACTAAACATTGGTGTCAGCAAAGTTGTGTACCCTGTTTATAGGAACTTAATTGCCTTGCTTTTGTTGAGCCCACTTGCTTACTTATTAGAAAA GAATCAAAGACCACCCCTTACCTTATCTTTACTGTTTCAGTTCTTCCTATTAGCACTACTGGG GATCACTGCAACACAAGGATTTTACTTGTTGGGACTGTATTATGCTTCTCCAACTTTTGCTTCTGCAATGCAAAACTCAGTTCCTGCAATTACTTTTGTCTTGGCCTCAGCTTTAAG GCTTGAGGAAGCCAACATTGCAAGGAGAGATGGATTGGCAAAGGTTCTAGGAACCATTGCTAGTGTGGGGGGTGCCACTGTAATCACTCTTTACAAAggtcctcctcttcttcacaTGCAAACACAAGGAGTCACCTTAGAAGTAGATCAGTCTTCTACAAAAAATGTGCAAAATTGGACATGGGGTTGCATATACTTGCTTGGACATTGTTTATCATGGGCTGGCTGGATGGTTTTTCAG GCTCCTGTGGTGAAGAAGTATCCAGCAAAACTAACCCTCACTTCCTTTACATGCTTCTTTGGATTGATCCAATTCTTGGTCATAGCCGCCTTCACAGAAACTGATCTTGAGAAGTGGAAGATAAAATCATCAGAGGAGCTTTTCACCATACTATATGCT GGAATTGTAGCTTCCGGCTTTGTCATAGCTCTCCAAACATGGTGTATTCAAAAGGGTGGCCCTGTGTTTGTTGCTGTCTTCCAGCCAATACAAACTGTTCTAGTTGCTGTCATGGCAGCCCTTATTCTTGGTGATCAATTATATTTTGGAGG GGTTATTGGTGCAATTCTGATTGTGTTTGGTCTATACTTAGTCCTATGGGGCaaaacaaatgaaaagaaagtgaGTGAGACATCATTAACAAAGCCATTGCTAAATGCAGAGGAGGAAAATAAAGCTACTGATTTAGCTCCCAAGGACATACCTTGA
- the LOC130738828 gene encoding probable protein phosphatase 2C 8 isoform X1, producing MNENAETLKREADSEPVVALKKSRIESSEENAAAKEVTFHIEADAAEDKGSRHTMEDAWVVLHDAALDSPGTLRCAHYAIYDGHGGRLAAEYAQKHLHGNVLSAGLPRELLDVKTAKRSILDGFRKTDESLLQESAEGGWQDGATAVCLWVLGQKVFVANVGDAKAVLARSTIPDGSQGHSDGVHALKAIVLTREHKPIFPQERARIQKAGGFVSSNGRLQGRLEVSRALGDRQFKKVGVIATPDIQSFDLTDREHFIILGCDGLWGVFGPSDAVDFVQKLLNEGLPVTTVSRRLVREAIRERQCKDNCTAIVIVFKRN from the exons ATGAACGAAAACGCAGAGACCCTTAAGCGCGAAGCTGATTCGGAACCTGTAGTTGCATTGAAGAAGTCGAGGATCGAATCTTCAGAAGAGAATGCTGCTGCAAAGGAAGTCACTTTCCACATTGAAGCTGATGCCGCTGAGGATAAAGGGTCAAGGCATACCATGGAAGATGCATGGGTCGTGCTTCACGACGCAGCCCTAGATTCCCCTGGAACTTTGAG ATGTGCACACTATGCAATTTATGATGGACATGGAGGCCGCTTAGCTGCGGAGTATGCGCAGAAGCATTTGCATGGGAATGTTCTTTCAGCTGGATTACCACGTGAGTTG TTGGATGTAAAGACAGCTAAAAGATCAATACTTGATG GTTTTCGTAAAACTGATGAGTCTCTTCTTCAAGAAAGTGCTGAAG GGGGATGGCAGGATGGTGCCACAGCTGTATGTCTTTGGGTACTGGGACAAAAA GTTTTTGTGGCAAATGTTGGAGATGCCAAAGCAGTTTTAGCTCGATCGACTATACCTGATGGATCTCAAGGTCACTCAGATGGAGTCCATGCCCTGAAAGCAATTGTTTTAACAAGAGAACACAAACCTATCTTCCCACAGGAGCGTGCACGAATTCAGAAG GCCGGTGGTTTTGTGAGCTCAAATGGAAGATTACAAGGGCGTCTAGAAGTTTCTAGGGCTCTGGGAGATCGTCAGTTTAAAAAG GTGGGTGTTATTGCAACCCCAGATATCCAGTCCTTTGACCTTACTGATAGAGAGCATTTCATCATTCTTGGCTGTGATGGCTTATGGGGG GTATTTGGTCCCAGTGATGCTGTTGACTTTGTCCAGAAGTTATTGAAT GAGGGACTACCTGTTACAACTGTGAGCCGGCGTCTTGTAAGGGAAGCTATTCGCGAGCGCCAGTGCAAAGACAACTGCACTGCAATTGTCATTGTATTCAAGCGCAATTAA
- the LOC130738828 gene encoding probable protein phosphatase 2C 8 isoform X3: MRRSICMGMFFQLDYHLDVKTAKRSILDGFRKTDESLLQESAEGGWQDGATAVCLWVLGQKVFVANVGDAKAVLARSTIPDGSQGHSDGVHALKAIVLTREHKPIFPQERARIQKAGGFVSSNGRLQGRLEVSRALGDRQFKKVGVIATPDIQSFDLTDREHFIILGCDGLWGVFGPSDAVDFVQKLLNEGLPVTTVSRRLVREAIRERQCKDNCTAIVIVFKRN; this comes from the exons ATGCGCAGAAGCATTTGCATGGGAATGTTCTTTCAGCTGGATTACCAC TTGGATGTAAAGACAGCTAAAAGATCAATACTTGATG GTTTTCGTAAAACTGATGAGTCTCTTCTTCAAGAAAGTGCTGAAG GGGGATGGCAGGATGGTGCCACAGCTGTATGTCTTTGGGTACTGGGACAAAAA GTTTTTGTGGCAAATGTTGGAGATGCCAAAGCAGTTTTAGCTCGATCGACTATACCTGATGGATCTCAAGGTCACTCAGATGGAGTCCATGCCCTGAAAGCAATTGTTTTAACAAGAGAACACAAACCTATCTTCCCACAGGAGCGTGCACGAATTCAGAAG GCCGGTGGTTTTGTGAGCTCAAATGGAAGATTACAAGGGCGTCTAGAAGTTTCTAGGGCTCTGGGAGATCGTCAGTTTAAAAAG GTGGGTGTTATTGCAACCCCAGATATCCAGTCCTTTGACCTTACTGATAGAGAGCATTTCATCATTCTTGGCTGTGATGGCTTATGGGGG GTATTTGGTCCCAGTGATGCTGTTGACTTTGTCCAGAAGTTATTGAAT GAGGGACTACCTGTTACAACTGTGAGCCGGCGTCTTGTAAGGGAAGCTATTCGCGAGCGCCAGTGCAAAGACAACTGCACTGCAATTGTCATTGTATTCAAGCGCAATTAA
- the LOC130738828 gene encoding probable protein phosphatase 2C 67 isoform X2 — MNENAETLKREADSEPVVALKKSRIESSEENAAAKEVTFHIEADAAEDKGSRHTMEDAWVVLHDAALDSPGTLRCAHYAIYDGHGGRLAAEYAQKHLHGNVLSAGLPRELLDVKTAKRSILDGFRKTDESLLQESAEGGWQDGATAVCLWVLGQKVFVANVGDAKAVLARSTIPDGSQGHSDGVHALKAIVLTREHKPIFPQERARIQKAGGFVSSNGRLQGRLEVSRALGDRQFKKVGVIATPDIQSFDLTDREHFIILGCDGLWGVFGPSDAVDFVQKLLN, encoded by the exons ATGAACGAAAACGCAGAGACCCTTAAGCGCGAAGCTGATTCGGAACCTGTAGTTGCATTGAAGAAGTCGAGGATCGAATCTTCAGAAGAGAATGCTGCTGCAAAGGAAGTCACTTTCCACATTGAAGCTGATGCCGCTGAGGATAAAGGGTCAAGGCATACCATGGAAGATGCATGGGTCGTGCTTCACGACGCAGCCCTAGATTCCCCTGGAACTTTGAG ATGTGCACACTATGCAATTTATGATGGACATGGAGGCCGCTTAGCTGCGGAGTATGCGCAGAAGCATTTGCATGGGAATGTTCTTTCAGCTGGATTACCACGTGAGTTG TTGGATGTAAAGACAGCTAAAAGATCAATACTTGATG GTTTTCGTAAAACTGATGAGTCTCTTCTTCAAGAAAGTGCTGAAG GGGGATGGCAGGATGGTGCCACAGCTGTATGTCTTTGGGTACTGGGACAAAAA GTTTTTGTGGCAAATGTTGGAGATGCCAAAGCAGTTTTAGCTCGATCGACTATACCTGATGGATCTCAAGGTCACTCAGATGGAGTCCATGCCCTGAAAGCAATTGTTTTAACAAGAGAACACAAACCTATCTTCCCACAGGAGCGTGCACGAATTCAGAAG GCCGGTGGTTTTGTGAGCTCAAATGGAAGATTACAAGGGCGTCTAGAAGTTTCTAGGGCTCTGGGAGATCGTCAGTTTAAAAAG GTGGGTGTTATTGCAACCCCAGATATCCAGTCCTTTGACCTTACTGATAGAGAGCATTTCATCATTCTTGGCTGTGATGGCTTATGGGGG GTATTTGGTCCCAGTGATGCTGTTGACTTTGTCCAGAAGTTATTGAAT TGA